The Mangrovibacillus cuniculi sequence CCGCGGAACGCGTCCCCCCTGGAGCGGAAATCCCATTGCAGTCACTAAAGATTCATGAAGATTTCGCCAGGAGCCACTCTTCCCAATGGTTCTTATTTGCACCAATAATCATATCATCGTATTTTTCTCTATTCTTAGCAGGCATCGTATCAATCGCAAAACCACCTAAACCAACCTCTAATTCTTCTCGTTCACTCTTCAAACGATCAACCAACTCAAACAAGTTTGGTAAATTCTCTCTCATTGTGCAAGACATAAACAAGAACTTTGGTTTTACAGTATCCAGCACAACATCAATATCTTCTTCTTTAATACTGGATCCTAAATAAATAACCTCAAACCCTTTTCGTCTAACAAACAAGGTAAATATTAACAATCCTAATTCATGCCACTCACCTGGCCCACATACAGCCACTACCTTAGGTAAAATACCGTTATGGGGAAAAGAGTGCATAATGATTCCGATTCTGGAACGAAGTATGGAAGTAGCAAAATGCTCATGTGCGGTCGTAATTTGTCCACTCTCCCATAGGTCACCAATTCTAACTAAAATGGAACCTAATACATCAATAACCACTTTGTCTATCGTGTAAATGGCAAATGCATGATTAATTAATTCATGTGCTTTTACTTCATTAAATTGAAGTAGTGCTTGCATTAATTCTTCTGATAGAGTATCCGTTTGGTCAACTTCTTTACTTTTATCTACTATATCATTTTCAAAGTCACTCTTTTCAAGCAAAGCTACTGCCTGACTTATTGTGAAACCTTGATTCACTTTATTAGCAAGCCATTTCAATATATGAACATGTTTCTCAGTATATAAACGATGACCTGAATCATTCCTTACAGGTGCTATCATATTATAACGTCGCTCCCAAGCCCTTAGCGTGCCAGGTTGAACGCCTATCATTTTTGAAACTGCTTTGATGTTGTATTTTCCTTCATCTTGGCTTGTCATTCTAACATCCTCCAATTACCAGTACCTTATCATCACCGATTATACTGAGAAAATCCCTTCGTGTAAACTTTGTGTAGGTTTTTTATATAGTTTGTGCAGGTTTTTTTCGTATTGTAAGTACATGCGCTTCAGCTTTTGTCCCTAGACGTAAGGGTATAATAGAAGTCCCATAGCCATTAGATACAAAATGAACATATGGAAATGTTTGGTGCACCCCACCGAGCGTGTAAGGGCCAAAACCGAAAATTCTAATTTGACCACCGTGTGTGTGCCCACTCAAAAGCAAATCTACATATCCTTGTAAGCTAACTCCTGCTTTTCGTCTAATTCTTGGGTCATGACTGACAAAAATACAACATTCATTCTTATTTATAGAAGAAATAGTTTTATGTACATTATCTTTTTTCATACTCATATCTTCTATTGCTGCAAGTTGGATGAAAGACCCGTTATAAGAAATCAAAACTACTTCGTTTCCAACCACGATGACTTTCCATTTTTCCAACAGTTTTTTAAACGTTTCTACATCTCCCTCGTAATCATTATTCCCCCAAATAAAATAAATAGGTCCAAATCTAGACAATCTTTTCAAGTTTTCTTCTATTTTCCAATTTGGAGTTCTATTGTCTCTAAAGTCCCCTCCTATAATAACAAGTTCTACGTCATGTACTTGATTTAACAATTTTTCACTAATGACTCTATTATGTACATCAGATATATAAAACACCTTTAATTCGCTGCTATTATGTGGAAACCTATTTAATTCAACTTCTATCGTTGATAAATTATTGGAAAATGCATTATATATCATAAAAACAACTAATAGAATTCCAATAGTTAAAGCTGATACAGACAATATTAGCATTACGCACTCCCTAAAATTGTTTTTTACTATCTTATCAAACAGAACGAAAAAAGGCACCTTCCTAATTGGAAGATACCTAGGAAATCAGTCTTCTACGATGTCTAAAACACGGAATCCTGACTTTTCTAATTTAGTAATAAATTTATCAATATTATCTTTTTTCTCAATTTTTAAAACTATTCTCCTAACCAATTTATCCGTTTCATCAAATGTAACTAGTGATATGACAGATTCGTGATACTGTTGGATAATCTCTGCTAACCTTGCAATACGGCCTTCTGTTTCTACAGATGTAAAGGCAATTCGAATTCCTTTTCGATGCACTCCAAACGCGCTTTGAAATTGTTCCATTACATCAAATCGAGTGACTACACCTAAAAAGTTTAATTTTTCATCTACTACTGCAAGTAAAGGAAAATCTTTTAGTTCCACTAACGTTTGTTCGAACACTTCATTTCCCTCTAAGTATTTATCTTGGTGGCTCAACACTTCCGTCAAATCAGTTTTCTTTAAGAATGTTTCTTTTTCCTCACCAGAATCAAATAAACCTTTATAAATATTATAGCGAGTAACTACGCCAACATATTTCTGCTTATCGAGAACAGGTAGCGCATCTACTTCTTTTGATTCTAACATGTTCATCGCTTCTTCTAGACTTTGTCCTAGCTGTAAAGAAAATACTTTATGCTTCGGAATTAACAAATTTTTTACAAACATACCAATCACCTCAAATTATAAATTCTACCTACATATATTTTTTCATCACCAAATAAATGTCAGATATATCGAAAAAAGACATGTTTGATTAAGTATAGCAAAAATACAGAGGATGTCACTATAATTTTCAGAAAATTATAACTTCATTTTGTAGCATGATACAAATTAATTCCTTTTTCTTTCATTACTTCAAACACATGGTGCCTATTGGTCCATAGGCTATCTTTCCACAAATCCTTACTCCTGTCCACAATCTCTTTCCTTAAATCTTGATACTCTTTTTCATATTTTTGTTTTTTTCTATAGATTAATATCCCGAAAAAGCATCCTGTACCAAATAGAATAGAAAACAATGGGAGCAGTGGATTTGACATAAATGCAAAAAATAACTGATCGCTAGAATGCGAGTAAACTTTTACTATCTTCTCAAAGGAATAAGAGAAAAAAGAAAAAAATAAAAGACCAAGAGTAATATAACAATATAAATAATACTTCTTCCAAGTATCAAACTTTTTCTTCCTAAAATATACTTGATTCAACATATAAATTGTGGTTGAATCTGCATAAGGGTACAAATCTTTTATATCCTTGTCCAATTTAAAACCCCCTTCCTTAACCATTAATATGATGTGGAAGAGGGTTGTATTCACGGCATTTTAAAGTATAGAAAACATACTGGTATGAGAAGAAAAATAAATAAAAGAATCCTCGGCAACCATACAGTGGATAATGAAGTAGATTTATAGGTATTGACTTTTTGATGTCGTTCTTTACGAGATGGAAGTGGTATTGTTTCCTGGTCTTCAGGAGGAGCATCTTGTAGGTGAATTTCTTTTCGATGTTCCAACATCAGCTTTATGTATTTATCTTCGTGCTCTTTCACAACCATACTCCTTTCTAACCGGTCTTTCTTTCTCTCTATCTATTGTAACAGGTGATTGTTATGCTCTCATGATTCTTTTACCCCAAAATAATATCGTGTAACATCCATTTCCAGTCTTTTTGCACCTCATTAATTTGTAACAACTCTTCTCCAAAAAAATTACTTACGTCCATCCCACAATTATCGCAACATGTAACCGGTTTGTTTTCGATTTGCTCATCAAACAAGGAAACTAGTTCTTTTCTTCTACAATTACTGGTCAGTACCCAATCATGCATTTCTTTAACTTTTACTAACTTCTGACTAATTCTATTGTTTTTCTGTTCTACCATATACTTTCTTTTTTCTACCAATGGTAAATGAGCAAACTTACTCTCTAAATACTGCAGATATCTTACACCCGAAGTTTCTTGCAGTTCTTCTTCTAATACATTACCTTCTAGGAAACGATCGATTGTATCTTCAGAAGGTAATTCATATTCGACCATGGAGTAAGTTAATGTTTCATCTCCTTCTTGATAAAGTTGAATGGCAATACTTTTTTCTCCATCCCTTCCAGCACGACCTATTTCTTGGATATAGGATTCCATTTGACTCGGCATGTGAAAATGGATAACAAAACGAATGTCTTCTTTATTAATCCCCATTCCAAATGCACTGGTTGCACAAATGACACGTAGTTGACTGTCAATAAACTGCTGCTGAATAAGCATACGATCTTCTGTACTTAGCCCCGCATGATAATAGGCAGTGTTTCCTATCCCTGCATTTACAAAAAGTTGATGACATTCTTCTGCTAATCTTTTGCTTGAAAAATAAATAATTCCTGAACCTTTTAGTTCTTTGCACAGGAATAACAATCTCTCTTTTTTTTCTTCAACAGAAGATACTTTCTCAACGTTCATTGCAATATTTCTACGGTCTACGGAATAGATGTGCTCTTCCCACGAATCCAAGTGTAAATAAGTAAAAATATCTTTTCTTACTTTTTTTGTAGCTGTAGCTGTTAATGCTAAAGTTAAGGGCTCTCCAATTAGTTTTCTAAACTCCCCGATCCTCAGATAATCTGGTCTAAAATCAAGTCCCCACTGAGAAATACAATGTGCTTCATCCACTACCAAAAGTCCAATAGATAAACTGGAAATCGACCTTTGAAAATATGGGTTTTGCATCATTTCAGGTGAAACAAAAATAAATTTGTACCGACTAATATTCTTCAACACATCACTGCGTTCTTCCTGGCTTAAAAAAGAGTTTACCGCTACAACAGATTTCTCTCCAACCATCTTCATCCTGTTTACTTGATCTTGCATGAGAGAAAGTAATGGAGAGATAATGATTATGTGACCTTCTATAGTATAAGCAGGAAGTTGATAACACAGGGATTTTCCTGTTCCTGTTGGTAACATAGCAAGCGTGTTTTTCCCTTTTAAAAGAGAAGTAATGACTTCTTTTTGTCCTGGACGAAAGGAAGAATACCCAAACCGTTCTTGCAGAATTTTATGTAAGTTCATTTTTTCCTCTCCTTGCTATACAAAGCCTAATCTGGAAATACGAAATCGCGTCACCTACGGACTCTTTTATAGGTTTTAAACGTTGAACCTGTAAAGTTTCTATTGCCTCATTTATTAATCTTTCTTCTTCTTGCGTTAATAAGATGGAACTATCAAAATGAGGATCCATCAAAGCCAGTTCTATGACGTGATCTTCTATTGTACTTTTCTTTAAACCTCTAATTGAAGCAACATCTTCTAGGGAATTTCCCATATCCAGTAATCTCTTCGTATGTTGCGTGGAACTAGTGTATAAAGAAACGTTATTTGTTGTTTGTAGTAGCATACTTAATAATGGTGGTTGAAGCCTTTCGTATATAGCCATCCATTCATGCCAAGCATGTAACCACATTAGTTGCATCTCTATTTCCGAAACATTCCATTCATCTGCCAATTGGTACATGGTTTGCCCTGAAGTTTTTACACCAGAAAGTTTTTTTATCAGTAAAGTAGGTGCTGTTTCCATTTCTTCAAACACAACACTACATTCTTCCAATAACGTATGTGCAAATTCTTTTAACGTTTGACTTGTTAGATGGGAGGCTAGAAAAAATTTCAACTCTTTTTGAACTTTTTCATCTTGAACGATGGGAATATAGTTTTTATTTTGACTTAATGCATTAGATACCACTTGAATTAATAAATTCATTTTCTCCCAACGCTCTTTCGTAACTTTATGAAACGACCATCCGTTTAAAAATGGGAACAAAATTGGTGCGTTATGCATTTTATTCAACCCGCTGCTTGTTACTTTAATTAACTCTGTATCCAATGATATATACTGATCGTCTCTTAGAGAATTTAAGCGTTCCATGAATTGTTCTTTTGAGAGTTTTGGTAAAATGGAGAAATAAGCTGTTAGTGAAAATAAATGAATATCTTGAATGGTTTGGGAAGATTTTTTCCCTTTTAATATATGGAAAATAGAGGAATAAGAACGCTGCTCATGCAATGTTGTCGCAATGGTTAAAATAAGTTTGTCCAATAACACCTTTTTCACCTGCCTAAACGTTTTACTACATTGTCATTGTATCATTACAATTAATATTTTTCTCTTTTAAGTGATTTTTTAAAATGTAAGCACTTACATTAATGATATGTACTCTTTACAGTTGAAAAGATGAGACATCGGCCTTAAAATAAAAGATGAGACCAATTTTCCATACAACTTTTTGTTGATGGTTAGAGCAAAGGAGGTTATTTTCCATGGCAAAATATACAATTGTTGACAAAGATACATGTATCGCTTGTGGAGCGTGCGGAGCAGCTGCCCCAGATATTTATGATTACGATGACGAGGGTATTGCATTTGTAATTCTAGATGATAATGAAGGAACATGCAAAATCCCTGATGAGTTACACGAGGATATGGTAGATGCATTCGAGGGATGCCCTACTGACTCCATCAAGATTTCTGAAGAACCATTTGATGGTGACGCTCTTAAATTTGAATAGTAATAAATAAAAAACAAGGACAATAAAAATGTCCTTGTTTTTTATTTATGCTTTTACGCTTTTCTCCACTGAACTTGGCACACTAGCACGATTACGTTCAATTACTGTATGAAGTCTTGTTACTAAGATATAGGAAACTCCTGCTACAACTGCACCTTTAATTAAATTAAATGGTACTACAGCTGATAAAATAAACTGTAGTAAAGCAGCTGACTCCCAAGCAGGTGCATTTAAAAACCACGTATACGCTGGAACGAATAAGAAATAATTCAATACACTCATCCCAACTGTCATTGCAACAATACCTGCAGAAAAACCGACTAACATACCTTTCTTACTATTCAACTTTGTGTAAATGTAATAAGCCGGTAATAAGAAAAGAATTCCTGCGGTAAAATTAGATGCTTGATCAATTGGTACTCCAGTCATCGAATTGTCTAAAATGTAGTGAATTGTGTTCTTTAATAATTCAACCAACACTCCTGCTACCGGCCCCATCATAATTGCCGCTAAAAACGAGACAGAATCACTAATGTCTAATTTTAAAAACGGAGCAGCTGGTAAGATTGGGACACTTATCTTCATCAACAGAAACGACAAACTGCCCATAAAACTAATTAACACAAGATTTCTAACAGATTTCCCCATACTTCTCTCTCCTTTTGGGATTCACCAAAGAAGAAAGATAACCTACTACTTCTTAAAAACAAATAAGCCCAAACTTTTGTTAGGGGCTAATCATCTCTAAGAAGCCAAGCAAAAAGACGAATTACAACTGAATTATTTAAGCGGCAACTCTGAAAGAAATAATGTAATAATTACTTCTAAAAAATCTGCATACTTAAATAAACCACATGTAAAGCGTTTTGCTTTGCGGCTACCTTCACCTTCTCCCATCCAGACTATACTGTCGGCTTTGGAATCACACCAAATCCTGCTTCGAAAAGCTCGCGGGCTTAAGAGTACGTATACTCCTTACCGCCGGTCGGGAATTTCACCCAGCCCCGAAGGTGAATCGCTATTCATTTTTATCTTACACCCTTATTATACATAGAAAAAAGGGAAAATCAATGAATTTTGCTCATGATTTTCCCTTTTACTATATGTTTCTTCCGTCTAAAAGTTCTACATGATGACTACTTTACCACTTAAAAGTAGAATAGACAAACTTGCAGTTAGTAATACAACAATACCAAACCGTCTTAAATAATCGAGCATGTATTTAATCCTCCCCTAAAAAACTACCCTTCCAACGGTATGCCTAAACTCTCTATTTTATTCCTCTTTCCATTGATCATAACGGTACACATTTACATGACCTTTTGCTTCAATTGGTTTACTCAAGTCCAAAGAGATATTCTCTGTAGGAAAGTTATTAAATTTAACACTAGTGAAACCAAAAGTATTGGCAGTGTGTAAAATGGATTCAATTGTTACTATTGGCGGTATAACCGAATCCCACTCGTTTGTTAATGTAACGCTTGCTTGTTCACCATTTTCTTCTACTAATACCTCTACATTTTCAGGAACTGTTGCTTGATCGAAACTACTTGGTGAAATTTTTAACTCTTCTATCGCTTCTTGCAGGTTATCTTTATCAGTGGGTATACCATTAAATGCATAAGGTAGTTCCGCGACAGCCACAGGATAGGAATAATACAATGTTGGTTGGTTTTCACTATTTAATTCAAAAGGTTTAATTTCTCCTAAATGACTAAATGATGCTCTTTTCCCATCATTGGTTTGAATATCTACCGTAACAGGCCCTAAGAACTCATACGATGTGTTAATTAGATCAATAAAGGCTGATTCCAAACCAGTCGTATTATATGGATGATTTTCATCTAAAACTACTGTCAGCCTCTTAACCTCATCATTAAAGGAAAGTGTCGCTTTTAGAGGTAAGAAATCTGCTAAGTTTAATGTTTCGTCTTTAATACCATCTTCAAGTACAATTTCTTGTACTACTTCATTCATTGGCGCCTCCGTCTGCCACTCCACCGTTAGTGGTAAGAAAGTTGCGTCTTTCGTCTCAACAATAATAGGTATATAAACAGCATTCTCCACTGTTTCATACACACCATTAAGAGAGGTATAATTGGCTGTTTCGATGGTATATTCTTTCTGAGTCGCTTCACCTTCAGTTGTGTCTTCAAATTTATTTGCACTATCCTCATCTGCTGTTTCTTTTGTTTCTTCACTAGCATTAAACATGCTTACTTGATCAGAATTATCCAAACCACTTTCTACTTGTTCCTTCTCTTCACTACCACTCCGTTCTTGAAGTGCTAACTGTTCACTTGAATCCCGTTGCATAAGAAAAGATGCAGATAAAATGGAGAGAACCATAACCGCTGCTAAAGCAACAAAAGGCGCTAAAATTTTCTTTGTGTGATCTCGCTCTATATCAGGAGATTGGCTGTCTCTCATCACCTCTTGAAAAGATCGTTTATCCTTAAAAGATGGCATTTGCTTAAATAATGATTCTAACTGCTCGTCATCCCAATTACGCTTGCTCATGGATCGTTTCCTCCTTTCCACTTTTTTCAATCATCAGTTCTTTTAACTTTTTCAACGCTCGGTGCTGAGTGGTTTTCACTTTACTTTCCGTCCAATCTAACGTTTGGGCAGCTTCTGTTATAGAAAAGTCTTGGAGATATCGTAAGATGATGACCGCTCTTTGGTCAGGCGAACAATGGTCTAAGCAACGATACATCAACTGTATTTCTTCACTTTGAAGCGCTACTTCTTCGGGGAGCGGTTCGTCACTTTTCACCGTGTTTGTAGCAAAAGTAAAAGCTTCTATCACTTTATCTTTCCAACCTTTTTGCTTTCTAAAATGATCAATCGCCACATTTCTTGCTATAGAAAAAAGCCACGTTTTTTCTGAACTGCGGTTCTCAAAACCTGCATAGGATTTCATCACTCTGATGTAGACTTCTTGTGATAAATCTTCTGCGACTTCTCGTTGTTTTACCATATACATTAGAAAGTTAAAAACGTCTTGATGATGACGTTCATAAAGTTCTTGAAAAACGGAGTTCATCATTGCTCCTCCCCATTCACTAAATTAGTCGTGTGATTAGCTAAAAAGTTACACAATATATATCTATTTAACTGTAATCACTAAAATTGTATCGATTAATGAAATAAAAAGGAAGAATTATTTACATAACTCTCCCTTTTCGTTATCGTTCCTCATGAAACAAGATTATCTTCTTTCATTCTGCATTTTTATTGGTAATTCGATAATAAATGTCGTACCTTGTCCAAGCTTACTTCTCACCTCTATGGACCCACCATGCGCATTAATGATATTTTTAACAATTGCAAGCCCTAGGCCTGTTCCACTTTTACCTCTTGTTCTAGCTTTATCCGCTTTATAAAATCGTTCAAATACAAAGGGTAAATCATCT is a genomic window containing:
- a CDS encoding helix-turn-helix domain-containing protein, with protein sequence MDKLILTIATTLHEQRSYSSIFHILKGKKSSQTIQDIHLFSLTAYFSILPKLSKEQFMERLNSLRDDQYISLDTELIKVTSSGLNKMHNAPILFPFLNGWSFHKVTKERWEKMNLLIQVVSNALSQNKNYIPIVQDEKVQKELKFFLASHLTSQTLKEFAHTLLEECSVVFEEMETAPTLLIKKLSGVKTSGQTMYQLADEWNVSEIEMQLMWLHAWHEWMAIYERLQPPLLSMLLQTTNNVSLYTSSTQHTKRLLDMGNSLEDVASIRGLKKSTIEDHVIELALMDPHFDSSILLTQEEERLINEAIETLQVQRLKPIKESVGDAISYFQIRLCIARRGKNELT
- a CDS encoding ferredoxin, giving the protein MAKYTIVDKDTCIACGACGAAAPDIYDYDDEGIAFVILDDNEGTCKIPDELHEDMVDAFEGCPTDSIKISEEPFDGDALKFE
- a CDS encoding ECF transporter S component, which produces MGKSVRNLVLISFMGSLSFLLMKISVPILPAAPFLKLDISDSVSFLAAIMMGPVAGVLVELLKNTIHYILDNSMTGVPIDQASNFTAGILFLLPAYYIYTKLNSKKGMLVGFSAGIVAMTVGMSVLNYFLFVPAYTWFLNAPAWESAALLQFILSAVVPFNLIKGAVVAGVSYILVTRLHTVIERNRASVPSSVEKSVKA
- a CDS encoding RecQ family ATP-dependent DNA helicase, with amino-acid sequence MNLHKILQERFGYSSFRPGQKEVITSLLKGKNTLAMLPTGTGKSLCYQLPAYTIEGHIIIISPLLSLMQDQVNRMKMVGEKSVVAVNSFLSQEERSDVLKNISRYKFIFVSPEMMQNPYFQRSISSLSIGLLVVDEAHCISQWGLDFRPDYLRIGEFRKLIGEPLTLALTATATKKVRKDIFTYLHLDSWEEHIYSVDRRNIAMNVEKVSSVEEKKERLLFLCKELKGSGIIYFSSKRLAEECHQLFVNAGIGNTAYYHAGLSTEDRMLIQQQFIDSQLRVICATSAFGMGINKEDIRFVIHFHMPSQMESYIQEIGRAGRDGEKSIAIQLYQEGDETLTYSMVEYELPSEDTIDRFLEGNVLEEELQETSGVRYLQYLESKFAHLPLVEKRKYMVEQKNNRISQKLVKVKEMHDWVLTSNCRRKELVSLFDEQIENKPVTCCDNCGMDVSNFFGEELLQINEVQKDWKWMLHDIILG
- a CDS encoding MerR family transcriptional regulator, with the translated sequence MTSQDEGKYNIKAVSKMIGVQPGTLRAWERRYNMIAPVRNDSGHRLYTEKHVHILKWLANKVNQGFTISQAVALLEKSDFENDIVDKSKEVDQTDTLSEELMQALLQFNEVKAHELINHAFAIYTIDKVVIDVLGSILVRIGDLWESGQITTAHEHFATSILRSRIGIIMHSFPHNGILPKVVAVCGPGEWHELGLLIFTLFVRRKGFEVIYLGSSIKEEDIDVVLDTVKPKFLFMSCTMRENLPNLFELVDRLKSEREELEVGLGGFAIDTMPAKNREKYDDMIIGANKNHWEEWLLAKSS
- a CDS encoding metallophosphoesterase, which codes for MLILSVSALTIGILLVVFMIYNAFSNNLSTIEVELNRFPHNSSELKVFYISDVHNRVISEKLLNQVHDVELVIIGGDFRDNRTPNWKIEENLKRLSRFGPIYFIWGNNDYEGDVETFKKLLEKWKVIVVGNEVVLISYNGSFIQLAAIEDMSMKKDNVHKTISSINKNECCIFVSHDPRIRRKAGVSLQGYVDLLLSGHTHGGQIRIFGFGPYTLGGVHQTFPYVHFVSNGYGTSIIPLRLGTKAEAHVLTIRKKPAQTI
- a CDS encoding DUF2663 family protein; amino-acid sequence: MDKDIKDLYPYADSTTIYMLNQVYFRKKKFDTWKKYYLYCYITLGLLFFSFFSYSFEKIVKVYSHSSDQLFFAFMSNPLLPLFSILFGTGCFFGILIYRKKQKYEKEYQDLRKEIVDRSKDLWKDSLWTNRHHVFEVMKEKGINLYHATK
- a CDS encoding CBS domain-containing protein — protein: MFVKNLLIPKHKVFSLQLGQSLEEAMNMLESKEVDALPVLDKQKYVGVVTRYNIYKGLFDSGEEKETFLKKTDLTEVLSHQDKYLEGNEVFEQTLVELKDFPLLAVVDEKLNFLGVVTRFDVMEQFQSAFGVHRKGIRIAFTSVETEGRIARLAEIIQQYHESVISLVTFDETDKLVRRIVLKIEKKDNIDKFITKLEKSGFRVLDIVED
- a CDS encoding RNA polymerase sigma factor SigX, with translation MNSVFQELYERHHQDVFNFLMYMVKQREVAEDLSQEVYIRVMKSYAGFENRSSEKTWLFSIARNVAIDHFRKQKGWKDKVIEAFTFATNTVKSDEPLPEEVALQSEEIQLMYRCLDHCSPDQRAVIILRYLQDFSITEAAQTLDWTESKVKTTQHRALKKLKELMIEKSGKEETIHEQA